In Tsuneonella dongtanensis, a single window of DNA contains:
- a CDS encoding tetratricopeptide repeat protein, with the protein MTFRALAAPLVLLSVAGTATPAMAQDAATAERLKKVEAEVRALQRKVFPGGDGRYFEPQITAAQPTGGTTAGTPSTTAVTDILARLDAMESQIARLTAQTEENTNAIRQLGTRLGALEVTSGAAASAATPSPAATIVPVAVTPTPTATRPATATPPPPPPAAARPAGPTAQRLAAVQAIAKPQTDDPGDDEYSYGFRLWDAKFYPEAQQQLSLFVEKYPNHRQISYGRNLLGRAYLDDGKAKEAAPWFLKNYQSDKQGARAPDSLLYLAETMIAMRDTKRACIALAEFSETYPAVASGRLKGQYDANRTKVKCN; encoded by the coding sequence ATGACGTTTCGCGCGCTGGCCGCTCCGCTGGTGCTCCTCTCGGTGGCCGGTACCGCCACGCCCGCGATGGCGCAGGATGCAGCCACGGCCGAGCGGCTGAAGAAGGTCGAGGCCGAAGTCCGCGCGCTGCAGCGCAAGGTCTTTCCCGGCGGCGACGGCCGATACTTCGAACCGCAGATCACCGCGGCGCAGCCGACCGGTGGGACCACCGCTGGCACGCCTTCCACGACTGCGGTGACCGACATCCTGGCGCGGCTCGACGCGATGGAATCGCAGATCGCCCGGCTGACCGCGCAGACCGAAGAGAACACCAATGCGATCCGCCAACTCGGCACGCGGCTTGGCGCCCTCGAGGTCACCAGCGGGGCCGCGGCGAGCGCCGCCACGCCTTCGCCCGCGGCGACGATCGTACCTGTCGCCGTGACGCCGACGCCGACTGCCACGCGTCCGGCGACCGCAACGCCGCCGCCGCCACCTCCCGCTGCGGCCAGGCCGGCCGGGCCGACCGCGCAGCGCCTGGCGGCGGTGCAGGCGATCGCAAAGCCGCAGACCGACGATCCGGGGGACGACGAATACAGCTATGGCTTCCGCCTGTGGGACGCCAAGTTCTATCCCGAAGCACAGCAGCAGCTCTCGCTCTTCGTCGAGAAATACCCGAACCACCGCCAGATCAGCTATGGGCGCAACCTGCTGGGCCGCGCCTATCTCGACGACGGCAAAGCCAAGGAGGCGGCGCCGTGGTTCCTCAAGAACTACCAGAGCGACAAGCAGGGTGCCCGCGCGCCCGACAGCCTGCTCTATCTCGCCGAGACGATGATCGCGATGAGGGACACCAAGCGCGCGTGCATCGCGCTGGCGGAGTTCAGCGAGACCTATCCCGCGGTGGCCTCGGGCCGGCTCAAGGGCCAGTACGACGCCAACCGGACCAAGGTGAAGTGCAATTGA
- the tilS gene encoding tRNA lysidine(34) synthetase TilS, translating into MREVWTAAVDAHVRFGVAVSGGPDSLALLLLAHGFNRDQFEAVTVDHRLRPESGEEAARVGAICARLGVRHTILPVEVASGNMHDAAREARYRAMGEWALGRGMYGILTAHHADDQAETVLMRLNRGSGPGGLCGIRAMQPFPSGVSAIRPLLQWRKAELEAIVAESGLDPVRDPSNEDPRFDRARIRAAIGEAGWLDAVAIARSAQYLQQADLALWTYATRDYERTVEYEGDAVVWRPDDIPRAARLICVMRALAEAGGDDFSMADAARLHDAVMAGGKGGTLGGVELRFRKGEWRFAPEPPRRNG; encoded by the coding sequence TTGCGGGAGGTCTGGACCGCCGCAGTCGACGCACATGTGCGCTTCGGCGTGGCGGTTTCCGGGGGCCCCGACAGCCTCGCGCTGCTGCTCCTCGCCCATGGATTCAACCGCGACCAGTTCGAGGCGGTGACCGTCGATCATCGCCTGCGCCCCGAAAGCGGCGAGGAAGCCGCAAGGGTCGGCGCAATCTGCGCGCGGCTCGGCGTGCGGCATACGATACTCCCCGTCGAAGTCGCGTCCGGCAACATGCACGATGCGGCTCGCGAGGCCCGGTACCGGGCAATGGGGGAGTGGGCGCTCGGACGCGGAATGTACGGCATTTTGACCGCGCACCACGCCGACGACCAGGCCGAAACCGTCCTGATGCGGCTCAATCGTGGGAGCGGCCCGGGCGGGCTGTGCGGCATCCGCGCGATGCAGCCGTTCCCGAGCGGTGTCAGCGCGATCCGCCCGCTGCTGCAATGGCGTAAGGCGGAACTGGAGGCGATCGTCGCGGAATCGGGCCTGGATCCCGTGCGCGATCCGTCGAACGAGGACCCGCGTTTCGACCGTGCGCGCATCCGGGCCGCGATCGGCGAAGCTGGTTGGCTCGACGCCGTGGCCATCGCCCGGTCGGCGCAGTACCTGCAGCAAGCCGATCTCGCATTGTGGACTTACGCCACCCGCGATTACGAGCGGACGGTCGAATACGAAGGCGACGCGGTCGTCTGGCGACCCGACGACATTCCCCGCGCGGCCCGGTTGATCTGCGTCATGCGCGCGCTGGCCGAAGCGGGCGGCGACGATTTCTCGATGGCCGATGCCGCGCGCCTGCACGACGCGGTGATGGCCGGGGGCAAGGGCGGGACGCTGGGCGGCGTGGAGCTTCGCTTCCGCAAGGGCGAGTGGCGGTTTGCGCCGGAACCCCCGCGCAGGAACGGCTGA